TTCTCGATCAACACGGAAATCTTCTGAATGACGTCAGTTCATATCAACAAATGTTTCAACACTATCACAGATTGCGTCATGAATTGGAAACGCTGCAAGCGCGAGAAAAAGCAGCCAAAGAACAATACGACTTTCTTCTCTTTCAATATCAAGAGTTGCGAGACGCACATTTGAAAGAAGAAGAGGAAGAACAATTAGAAGCAGAACGGAATCGTTCCAAACATGGAGTAAAACTCAAAGTACAAATGCAAGAGATTCTCCAATTGCTTGGAGATCGTGAGACTAAAAGTTCCTCTCTTTTACAACAAGCAGCACAGTTTGATTTAACTCTTCTTCCTTTTTCGGAAACGCTTGTTCGATGTGAAACAGAAATCAGTGAAGTGGAACGCGATCTTCAGCGCTATGCACAACAGATGGATGTCGATCCCGATCGACTCGAAACCATTGAAGATCGACTTCATCTTCTTCGATCCCTCAAAAAGAAGCATGGGGGCTCGATTGAGGCGTGTTTACAGAAACAGAAACGGCTCGAAGAAGAATTGGAACTGGTAGAAAAAGGGGAAGCCTTGACCGAAGCAAAAGAAGAGGAAGTTGCGCTGTCACAAAAACAGATGACAGGACAAGCGCAACTTTTGGCGACAAAACGTCGCAAAGCAGGAGTAAAACTTTCAACCGAAATCACCAAAGAACTTTCCGAACTCGGAATGAAAAAAGCAACGTTTCAAGTTTCTTTTAGCGCTCGTGAAGAAAAAGAATGGAATCTTTATGGTTCAGAAGAGATTCAGTTTTTATTTTCTCCCAATAATGGTGAGCCGCTTCGTCCACTTGCAAAAATTGCGTCAGGGGGAGAACTTTCTCGCATTCTGCTTGCCGTGAAAACGATTCTTTCTGATCGAGCTCTTCCTTCCACTTCTGTTTTTGACGAAGTCGATGCTGGGATCGGTGGAGCCATTGCTGAAGTGATCGGGAAAAAACTTCGCGAAGTCGCAAAATTGCGTCAGGTGATTTGTATTACACATCTTCCTCAAGTTGCTGCGTGGGGTCAGCACCATTTTCGTATCGCAAAGAGGGCTCTTTCAGGAAGAACCGTGACGAACATGCAGATACTTGAGAACCACGAGCGACTCGAAGAAATTGCCCGTATGTTGGCTGGAGTCGAAGTGACAGAAATTGCCAGAAGGCATGCTGAAGAACTCCTTAAAGGACCACTTTAAAGAGGGAGAAAGAATTTTTTCTTTGCAAAACGGGTAGTTCAACTTATCATGTCATAATGTCCGTTCGGGTTCCCGTTCATGTTGATCGAGGCGAAGGAGAGGGGATGCAAGTCGAAATTTATGGTCTTACGGATGTGGGGAAGCGCCGTGAGAAGAACGAAGACAGTTTCCTTATTAATCCTGCGTTAAAATTATGCATGGTTGCAGATGGAATGGGTGGCCATCTGGGGGGTGAACGTGCGAGCAAAATTGCCGTGCATACAGTCGAAGAAGTGCTTGTGGAATTAGAAAAAGATCCTGAAACTACGCTTGAAGAGGGAGCGGACATTGTACCTTCTGATTATAAAAGTTATCTTCAATATGCGATCTCGATTGCCAGTAATCATATCTATGAAGAATCGACAAAAGAACTGAAACTTAAAGGAATGGGGACGACAAGTGTCGTGCTTCTTTTTCGCGATAACGCTGCCTATGTTGCGAATGTCGGTGACTCAAGGGCCTATCTCGTGAGTGACGGCAAGATCGCGCAAATAACGAAAGATCATTCTCTTGTTGGGGAACAGCTTCGAGCCGGATTTTTAACTGAGGATGATGCAAAACAACATCGTCTCAAAAATGTGATTACACGCTCCGTCGGTTTTCAAGAGACCGTCGTGGCAGATATTGAAGTTCGTGATGTGCAAGTTGGAGATATTTTTCTTCTCTGCTCGGATGGACTTTCCAATCTCATTGAGTCTCATGAAATCCGCGACGTGGTGGCGAACAATGCCTTAGAAGATGCTTGTAAGCGTCTTATCGATCTTGCGAATGAACGTGGCGGTGATGACAATATTACCGTTGTGCTTGCCTCTATTCTTTCCCTTGATGATGATCTTCAAGATGATCTTGCCGATGAAAGTACGCTCGATATCAGTTAACTCGTATTTGTCATCCCCGTGAAAACGGGGATCCCACAAAAAATATTGGAGATTCCCGCTTTCGCGAGAATGACACTAAAGTTGACAGTTCGGGAAGAACTGACTACTGCCGATCTGTATGAAATCAGGCGAAGCCTATAATATCGTTGTTGTTCCGAAGAAGAGTTCTACCATTCGTCGTTTTCAATTTTCGAAACGAAGTTTTTGGTGTGCCGGGGCTCTTCTCTCTACTGCTTTCGTCCTTTTTATCGGTGCTGTGATGGCAGCGTGGACCTATTGGACGGCCTATCAAAAAGTCGAAAAAATTCGTCAAGAGGCTTCTCTTTTTCAGAGAGAACGCGCTTCTCTCATTTCAAAAATTCAGCAACTTGATGCGTCGGTATCGCGTGTTTCGCGTTTAGCGGCAGAACTTCAAGAAAAGCAGGCTCTCAAAACTGAACGATCAGGCAAGGGTCCAATTGAGAAAGAGAATATTTTTGACTCGCATCTTCGTTGGAGAAGGCCTCTGGATGTTTCGTCTCGGCGCAATGTCAATGAGTTAGCCGAAGAACTTGCTGAAAATATTCATTCCGTTGAAGAAAATCTTAATAATGCCTTCCTTTATCGAGAAGATCAGCTCTATCTTTGGTCTTCACTTCCGGCTTTGTGGCCAGCTCGTGGTTGGATTAGTTCTGAGTTTGGTGATTCGCGTCGTTTTCATGGCACACATCGTTGGCATCAAGGGGTTGATATTGCGAGCCCGCACGGTGCACCTATTTTAGCTTCAGGAGATGGGGAAGTCATTTCAGTCGGATATCAAAGTGGATACGGCAAGATGGTCATCATTGATCATGGATATGGCATTACCAGTGTTTATGGTCACTGCTCGGAAGTGTTTGTGAAAGAAGGAACGCATATCAAGCGTGGTGGCACGATTGGTCGCGTGGGAAATACAGGACGAAGTACCGGACCTCATCTTCATTACGAAATTCGTCTCGATGGTGTGGCGGTGAATCCAGTTCAATATATTGTCGATCAATCCTAATTTTTTCTGAAGGTCATTTTTTCATGATTACAATTCTTCTTAAAAAAATTTTTGGAACAAAAAATGAGCGCGAGCTTAAAACCATCCAACCGCTTGTGGCACGCATCAATGAATTTGAAGCTTCGCTAGTTTCTCTTTCTGATCAAGATCTCGCAGCAAAGACTCCATTTTTTCGTGAACGACTCGAAAAGGGCGAAACCCTGGAAGGGCTTTTGCCAGAAGCTTTTGCGGTCGTTCGCGAAGCCTCAAAGCGTGTGCTCGGCATGCGTCATTTTGACGTTCAGCTCATTGGTGGAGTGGTTCTTCATCGCGGTCAGATCGCAGAGATGAAAACCGGTGAAGGAAAAACGCTTGTCGCTACTCTTCCGGTTTATCTCAATGCTCTTGAAGAGAAGGGTGTTCATGTTGTGACGGTGAATGATTATCTCGCCCGTCGCGACGCAGAATGGATGGGAAGAGTTTATACATTTTTGGGTCTTCGTGTGGGAACGATTGTGCACGGTCTCAATGATAAGGAGAGACAGTGGGCGTATAACGCTGACGTCACGTATGGAACGAATAATGAATTTGGTTTCGATTATTTGCGTGACAACATGAAGTTTGAATCATCGCAGTTTGTTCAGCGGCCACTTCATTTTTGTATCGTTGATGAAGTTGACTCTATCTTAATTGATGAAGCAAGAACTCCACTTATTATTTCTGGTCAGGCAGAGCAGTCCACACAGCTCTATTATGTGATCAATGGAATTATTCCGTATCTCAAAAAAGAAAAACATTTCACGATCGATGAAAAAGCGAAATCAGTGATGCTCACGGAAGAAGGTGTGGCAGAAGTTGAAGGTCGATTAAATCTTCAAAATCTTTACGATCCTCAAAATATTCATTTTCTCCATCATGTGAATCAAGCGTTGCGTGCACATGTTCTTTTTACCTCTGATGTTGATTACGTCGTCAAAGACGGAGAAGTGCTCATTGTCGATGAGTTTACCGGAAGACTCATGCCCGGAAGACGATGGAGCGATGGTTTGCATCAAGCGGTGGAAGCAAAAGAGAATGTGCGTATTGAAAATGAAAATCAGACACTCGCGACCATTACGTTTCAGAATTATTTTCGCATGTACAAAAAACTTTCTGGCATGACCGGAACGGCGGATACAGAAGCGGAAGAATTTGCGAAAATTTATAATCTCGATGTGCGTGTGATTCCGACACATCACGATATGATTCGAGAAGATAAAGCAGATATTATTTATAAAACTGAAGCTGCGAAGTTCAATGCTATTGTCGAACAAGTTCGTCAGTCTCATGCAACCCATCAACCA
This is a stretch of genomic DNA from Deltaproteobacteria bacterium RIFCSPHIGHO2_02_FULL_44_16. It encodes these proteins:
- a CDS encoding DNA repair protein RecN; translated protein: MLLSLQIQHFAIIDELEVEFGSGLNVMTGETGAGKTIILQALDLLLGARASNDLIRSGETSASVTARFLFKKEMTEVKRLLEEVGIDIDEEIILHRTITTNGKGKISINGIPVPQQFLKSVGAYLVDISSQHEHQLLLDPSHHVTILDQHGNLLNDVSSYQQMFQHYHRLRHELETLQAREKAAKEQYDFLLFQYQELRDAHLKEEEEEQLEAERNRSKHGVKLKVQMQEILQLLGDRETKSSSLLQQAAQFDLTLLPFSETLVRCETEISEVERDLQRYAQQMDVDPDRLETIEDRLHLLRSLKKKHGGSIEACLQKQKRLEEELELVEKGEALTEAKEEEVALSQKQMTGQAQLLATKRRKAGVKLSTEITKELSELGMKKATFQVSFSAREEKEWNLYGSEEIQFLFSPNNGEPLRPLAKIASGGELSRILLAVKTILSDRALPSTSVFDEVDAGIGGAIAEVIGKKLREVAKLRQVICITHLPQVAAWGQHHFRIAKRALSGRTVTNMQILENHERLEEIARMLAGVEVTEIARRHAEELLKGPL